In Mycobacterium sp. Aquia_213, the sequence AATGTCTTGAAGGCGGGAAATACGTTGCAGAACAAGCAGAACGGTTAAGTGCCGCCGAGTCGGGTCGTCCGTTCCACCGACAATTCGTGAGCAAGCAGCTCGGCGAAGGTGAACGTGCCGGTGGGCCGGTCGTTCTTGCCGAGTAGGTAGAGCCGCTTGACCGCGGCCAGGATGCCTTCGGCGATAGCATCGCGCGTTTGAGTGGAGAGCAGCCTGTCCCGATCACTCGGGTTGGTGATGTAGCCGACGTCGACCTGCACGGTGGGCATCCGGGTCAGCCGCAGCAGGTCCCAGGTGCGACCATGTGTCCGGCAATCCCGTAACCCGGTGCGGGCCACTACTTCTCGCTGAATAAAGTCGGCGAGATTACGGCCGATGGTCGACACCGACCCGTGTGAGTTGCCGAAGTGGAACGAGGCGACGCCATTAGCCGAAGGGCTGACCTGGCCTTCGCAGCGCAGGCTGATCATCAGGTCGGCACCGACGTTGTTGGCCGTCGCGGCACGTTCGGCGTCCGAGGGGCTGCGGTTGGTCGGCCGGGACAGGAAGGTCTCCATGCCGATCGCAGTCATCCGGCCCTCCAGCCGACTGGCCAAGTCCCACAAGATATCTGCTTCGGCGACCGGGCCGGCCGGCCCGTGCACGATCAGACCGTGGTCGTCGCCGCCGCGGCCCGGATCGATGATGATCCGCTTGCCCGAAAGCCGAGGGCCCGAGCGGCGCACCAGCTCTTCTTCACGAATAGCGTGAGGCGAACCCCCGCTGACCCGTGAACTCAGAAAGTATAAGGAGCGCAAGGTCTCCGGGCCGCAGATGCCGTCGGCAGCCATCCCGTACTCGCGTTGGTAGGACATCAAGGCGTTGTGCGTCTGCAAGCCGAAATGTCCGTCGACCAGGCCCGTGTAGAAACCGAGGTCTTGTAGCCGAGCCTGCAACGTCGCGACGTCGTCCCCGTAGAGGGGAGCGCCGAATTGGTGGTACAGCGTGCGCGCGCCGAGCCGGTAGGAAGCCTCTTTCAACGCGCGGTAAGTCGCCTCGCCGACGATGCCGTCGACGAGCAGGCCGCGATGCTGCTGAAACGCGCGGACGGCCTGGTCGAGCTGGTCATCGAAGACGTCAAGGGCGACATGGCGGCCCGTGGTCAACTCTTCGTCGACGCTGTCCAATAGCCCTAGTGCAGCAAGCGAGGCCCGGATTTCGGTCACAGCTGCGCTGCGGTCACCACAGCGCAGAGCGTCGCCGTTTTCGCGGCGCGGACTCGACATACCAAGGGCCCTCCGGGACACACTGACAGGCTCACAAACCCATTACAGCTAATCGGTATTGTCGCAGATCCTTCTCGATTTCGGGAAAACCCCAGGCTAAACGGCGAGGCAACGCCGCAAAGCGGCTATGCGCTCAGGTGAGGTTGGGGACCGCGTCGGAAAGCTCGCGCAGCAGCGCCGCCTTGCCCTTCGCACCCACGATTCGCTTTACCGGCTGGCCGTCCTTGAACAGGATCATCGTCGGGATCGATACCACCTGGAAGTCACGCGCCGTCTCGGGGTTTGCGTCGACATCGAGCTTGGCGACGGTCAACTGATCGGACCGCTCGGCCGCGATCTCCTCGAGAACGGGCGCGACCATCTTGCATGGTCCGCACCACGTCGCCCAAAAGTCAACCAGCACAGGCTTATTGCTGGACAGTACGTCCGCGGAGAAGGAAGCGTCAGAGACTTCCTTTGTGGCCCCGGCTTTTTCGGCGTCGCTCATCGTGGTGCTCCAATCAGATCGGTGTTGTCCGCATTTCCGGTCGCCGACGTTTTGCCGGCGACTTCTGACTCTTCGTGGTCGGCCAACCACCGCTCGGCGTCAATGGCCGCCGCACAGCCGCTGCCCGCGGCGGTGACCGCTTGGCGGTAGGTGTGGTCTACCAGGTCGCCGGCCGCAAAGACGCCCTCCAGTGAGGTGTATGTGGTGCGGCCCTGGACAAGTACGTAGCCCTCGGCGTCGACGTCGACGACGTCGCGCACCAGAGCCGACCGGGGATCGTGGCCAATCGCGACGAACACACCCGTGACCGGCAACGTGGTTTCTTCGCCAGTTGCATTGTCGCGCAACCGTAATCCGGTCACCGTTGTCTCGCCGTCGACCGAGACCACGGTCTGGTTGGTCATGAATTTGATCTTGTCGTTGGTGCGCGCGCGCTCGAGCATGATCTTCGATGCCCGGAATTCGTCGCGGCGGTGCACCAGCGTCACGCTTCGTGCGAAGCGGGTCAAGAATGTCGCCTCTTCCATCGCGGAGTCACCGCCGCCGATGACGGCGATGTCCTGGTCGCGGAAGAAGAACCCGTCGCAGGTGGCACATGAGCTCACCCCACGGCCCAGCAACTCCTGCTCGCCGGGTACCTGCAGGTAGCGCGCCGCTGCGCCCATGGCCAGGATGACGGCCCGGGCCTTGACGGTCTCACCTTCGGCCGTGACGACCGACTTGACCGGCCCGTCCAGCGAAACGGATTCGACGTCTTCCATCCGCAGGTCCGCCCCGAAGCGCAACGCCTGCTCGCGCATCTGGTCCATCAGCTCCGGGCCGGTGATGCCGTCGCGGAAGCCGGGGTAGTTCTCCACCTCTGTTGTGGTCATCAGGGCGCCACCGAACGACGTACCTTCGAAGACCACCGGTGCCAGCTGTGCGCGCGCCGCGTAAAGGGCAGCGGTGTACCCAGCCGGACCGGATCCGATGACGATGACGTCGTGGACTGTGTCATGAGCGGAGTCGGTCATGCGTGCCTTTCCGATACAGATTTCTTCAATTGTGTCGAACGCCAGCGTAGGCGGGGGTGTTCCCCGTCGTGTCGCACAACACGTGGCACCACCTTAAGGGCGCGGGATCTGGGTGCTGGCCAACAGCCCCGTATCGGCGGCACTGCAGTTCAGCGCGACCGCGAAGACCGCCAGGTCGGCCGGACTGTCGGCGGGCAGCACCAGCAGCACGCCGGGGCGGGCGTTGATCTCGATCGGCCGCGCGCCGAGTATCTGCGTGGCCGCTGGATAGCCGAGACCGCCGAGGCAGGAGGCACGCCGGGCCGGGTCGCCGAGTGCACCGTAATCGGGAGCACGGCCGACCAGGCCGACGATCTCGGCCGCCGACAGCGGGATCGCCATCGGCGGTGTCGACACCGTGATGTGCATAGCGGTGGTCGGTGTACTCGGCGCGGGTGCGGGCTCGTTGAGCAGTGCCGCCGTGCCGAAACCGATCGCGGCGAGCACCGCGCCGACACCGGCCACGCCGGCGGCAACCCGGGCGGGGCGGATGTGCGGGCGCACGGAATGGGTGGCCACGCCCGCAGCGCCGCCGGGGCCCCCCGACCGTAGTGCCGCGGAGATTCGGTCGGTCACCTCGGCCGGTGGTTCGGGGGCCGAGTCCGGATCCGCGGCGACGGCGGCGACGTCGCGACGCACCTGATTCAAAGCACGCAGCACCCCTTCGGCTGCTGGATCTTCGCGGACTTGCCTACGCAACCGAGCGGCAGCTTCGCTGTCCAGCAGACCGGCCTGCAGGTCGGCGAGCGACTCGACCGTCGGCGGCGGGTCCGCACCCGCATTCGAAGGATCCGGGTCGTGATCCGCCGGCTCGTTCTCCGCTTCGCCCATCCGCCCCAGTGTCCGTCATGCCACCCCCGACGGTCGCGCCCGGCCCGCTAACGCTGGCCGGCGGGATGGTCGGGGGTGGCGTGGGCGCCGGCGTCGAGATAGCCGAGCAGGTGGGCGAGTCGCACCCGGGCGCGGGCGCATCGGCTCTTGACCGTGCCCTCGGCGACGCCCAGCAGCGCGGCGGTGTCGGCGATCGAGTAGCCCTGCATGTCGACCGCCACGATCGTCGCGCGCTGCTCGAGGGGAAGCCGCATCAGCGCGCGTTGCACCACGATGGCCGTTTCGACGTGAACCGTGCGATCGGGCACCGGATAGACGTCCTCGAGCGGCGTGGTCCGGTGAGATTTGGTGCGCCGCAGCCGATCCAGGCAGGCGTTGACCACGATCCGGTGCAGCCAGCTACCGACCGCGGCGTCGTACCGAAACGAGCCGGCACCCCGGTGGGCCGACAGCATGGCGTCCTGCAGGGCGTCTTCGGCGTCCTCGGGCGTGCGGGTGGTCAGCCGGGCCAGGCGGTGCAGCTGGCGCCGGTGGCGACCGAACAACTCGCCGAAGGCATAGCGGTCGCCGGCGACATGGGCGGCCAGCAGCTCGGCATCACTGCGTTCCTGCTGGATGTACCCCCCGAAGCCCACGGCCGGACAGTAACCAATCGGTTGTCGTGCGGCACTTCACTCGAGGGCGCGGTTGTGAGTGTCAGGACGCGGCTTGAACGGTGATCTCCGAGAAGCCGGCCTGGCTCTTACCGCTGGTGGTTCCCAGGGTGGAGATCCACACCAGCAGATCGGACGTCGGGGCGCCGGCCTTGACCGGGATGACGTTATGACCCGGCTTGAGCGTGAACGCCGGGGCCAGCACGGTGGTGTCCTCGAGCTTCGACGGCGACGCCGTCGACGCGGCACGAATCTCAACCTTGGTGCCGGTGCTCGGCGTATCGATGCTGACCTGGCCGACCACGGTGGGTTTCGGCAGCTGCAGTATCAGCCCTTCACCTTGCTTGAAGTTGGGGAACGGGACGGCATCGGTATAGACCTCGGTTGCCCAGGCGGTAGTCGGGTCGCCGTCGATGGCCTGCCCGGCCGTGCCCGGATTGTCGGGTTCGCCATCGGGGGAGAAGACCGAGGCCCGAGTGGGTTTGACGATGCTGCCCGCGGCTGCGGGATTCGCCGACGACGTACTCGACGAACTCGGCCCGTTGAGTCCGAGCTCGTCCTTGTTGAGGCCGCCGCCGACATTGCCGAAGATCTTGCTCACGATCGACGCGAGCACTAACAACGCGACCACGATGATCGCGAGTGCCGCGGCGCCGCCGATCGCCAGGTTGCGGCGTCGGCGCACCATCGTCCCGTACTCTCTGCCGCTCGCGCGCGCAGCCTCGGGCGGCGGTGAATCGTCGATCGGACCCAGCACCTCGGTGCGGTCGGCCACCGCGGTGGCCTGTTGCAACAGGTTCACAAGCGTTGAAGCACTACGGATCCCGCCATCCTCCTGCGCGGCGCGGACGGCCACCGCAGAGATCTGGAAGGGAATGTCGGGATCGATGGAGTTGGGTTCGACGGGAAGGCCCGATCCATCCCGCTCGGCCGGTGCGAGCCCGCTGCGCACCCCGAACTCCGGCAGCGGCCAACGGTTGACCAGCAGGGCATACAGCGTGGCGCCGATCCCGCGGATGTCATCCTCCGGGTTGGCGTCGGGCATGGTTGCCGGATAGGCGAGGACGACGTTGCCGTCAATGCTGATCCGAATCCGGCTGGGGTGGTCGATCGACAGGGCGACTCCGGCGCGGTGCGCGGCGTCGGCGGCACCGGCCAGCGACTGCATCGCCCGCACGGCCCCGACGGGTGAGGGCGCGGTGTCGGCCACTTCCTGCAGCGAGCCGCCGCGGATCCACTCCGCGACGACCAGGCCACCGTGATCCGACCGGACCACGTCGAGCACGCGCGCGATGCCGCCCTTGTCGATCCGGCTGAGCCGCAAGGTGCGCGACAGGATCTCCTGCAGGACGTCCTCGGGCAGGGCGCCATCCGGGTCGACGAACGTGAGCGCCACCTGGCGGTCGAGTGCGGTGTCGAGTGCCTGCCAGAACTGCAAGGGCGGCGCACCGCCGTGGAAGACCAGCAGTCGATACCGGCCACCGTTGATCCGGGCCCCGGGCACCAAGTGGACATCGTCGCCCGACGATTCCGCCGCACGTTCGCGACCGAAATCGCCGTTGCGCGGCTCCGGCGGAAGCGGGCTCGACGGAAGCGGGCCCGACGGCTCGGGCCTGCGCTCGGGGGGAATGTCGGGCTGGAAATCGTCGGCAGCCGGCCTTGCTGGCGGGGAGGGTCGTTCGCCGCCTGAACCCAAACCGGATCCAGGGCCGGATGCGGCGCTCTCCACGGGGCGGTCGGTCACCTCCGGTCCTTTCGCTAGCCGGGCGTCACCTGCCCGATCCGGAGGCCTGCGCCGGATCGGCTCCTGGACCGCATCAACCCCCGGCGGGGACAAATTCCTCTGCTCAGGGTACGTGACCGGGCCCCGCCGGGACGATCCCTGTGGCACAGCAGCCGACGCCGCGCTCGGGCCGGCACCGCGGCCACCGATCCGGCGCCGCACTGCCGCCATCGCCGCGACCGCCTCCGGGACCCGCGCACCAACCATGACCGCAACGATGATCGGCAGCATGATGCAGCCCAGCACCAACAGCCGCAGCAGCGAACCGCCGGCGCCACCGTGTGCGGTCAACGCGGCCAGCCCCAGCAGCCGGTCGGCGACGTGGGCGATCAGGCCGGCGAGCATCGACGCGACGAGCGTCACCAGCACCGTCCGTACCACCCCGACCCCGACCAGCTGGCCGCCGGCCGGCAACAGGGTGCGCCGCAGCAGGTAGTAGCCCACCAGGGCGCCGGCCAAGAACCCCAGCCCGTTGGCCAGCCCGAGGTATCCGGCCACCAGCGGAGGGTCACTGGTCAGGTGTGGTGCGAGCACCGAGCCGGCGATCTTGACGGCCGTGATGACGAGGATGATCACGAGCGGCGTCCAGGGCTGCTCGCGCGCGTAGAACACCCGCAGCTGCAGCAGCACCAGGCCGTAGGGAATCAACGTGAACGCCGACAGGGCGATCGCGGCGCCCAGGTAGCCGGCGTCGACCCCGCCGAAGTGACCGTAGGCGAACAACGCGCTACCGATCGCGGGCCCGCCGACGGTCATGAACGCCACGATCGGAATCAGCGTGATCAACGTCAGCCGGGTGGCCAGCGACAGGTCGGCGAGCACGGCCTTGGTGTCGCTGGCCGCCGCGTTGCGGCTCAGTCGCGGCATCACCACGGTCAGCACTGTCACGCCGATCATGCCGAACGGCAGCATCAGCACCAGCCAGGTGTAGTTGTAGATCGCGGGGCCGGAAGCCGCTGCGGTACTGGCGATTTGGTTTCCCACCACCAGGCCGAGCTGGCTGATCAGCACATAGAGCACCATCGCGACGGCCATCGCGCCGAAGCGCTTGAGCCGCGCGTCGATTCCCCACAGCGGGCGCAGGCTGATGCGCTCGCGGCGCAGCGCGGCCAGCAGCACCGCGGTCTGGGCGTACACGCCCAACGTGGTGCCGATGCCGAGCACCAGCAGCTTGGTGTTGCCCATCCGGACGGGATCGACCGACAACTCACCGGGGACGATCAGATACACCGCCAGGGTCACCAGGGCGACGACGTTGTTGACGACCGGGGACCAGGCCGTCGGCCCGAACACGTTGCGGGTGTTCAGGATTGCCATGAACACCGACGTGAGGCCGTAGGCAAGCACCTGCGGCAGCAGCAGGTAGGCGAACGCGGTGGTCAGCGGCTCGTTGACCTGCGGGCTGCGGCCCAGCATCAGTCGCACCAGCAGCGGCGCGGCCACCACGGACACGACGGTGGCGAACACCAGCAGCGTGGTGGTGACGGTGACCAGGCGCCGGACGAACGCGGCGCCGCCGTCGGGGTCGCTCTGCTCGGCCCGGGCCAGCACCGGCACGAAGATCGCGGTGAAGGTCGCCTCCAGCACCAGCGCGGCGACCAGGTTCGGCAGCTGATTGGCCACCGAGAAGGCGCTGGACAGCGCGGCGCCCAGGATCGCGGCCAGCAGCACGATGCGGGCGAATCCGGTGATCCGGCTGACCAGCGTCGCGAGCGCCATCGCCCACGACCGCGACACCAGCGCGGCGTCGGACAGTTCCACGCGCCGCGTGGGCAGGGCGGGGCCCGGGGGGCCCAGGGGAATGTGTCCCGTCGGCGGCGGAATCCGGCCCGGTGCCGGCGGCCCGGGCGGTCGCTGCGGGATTGGCGGTTGGTTCCGCTGCGGCGGTTGCTGTGGATGGGACCGCCGGTAGGCGGGTTTCATACGCGGTGCTCTTCGTCGACGCGGTCGCCGACCTCACGCCCTGCGTCGGCGGGATGGTGATGGGGCGGGTCGGGGCGGTCCAGGTCGGCGCGGTCGGGCTGGCCGCGGAACCGGTGCCACAGCCGTCGCCCGGCGAGCAGCACGAGCACCGCGGCCGCGGTCAGCGTGATCGCGAACAGCACCTTGCCGTAGGCGTTGGAGTGCACCGACATGCGCACCGGATCGCCCAGCCGGGTGCCGTCCGGGGTTCGCAGCGTCACGTCGATCGCGACGCGCTGGGTGAAGTTCACCTCGATCGGCACCCGCAGCGGCAGGTAGCCGGGCGGCAATTCGATCTGGCCGACGTCGGTCACGGTCATCCCGGGCGGGGCGTCGACCTGCAGGCGGACGTTGATCGGCACGGCGAGGCCGTTGTGCAGGGCCAGCGGCAGGGGACTGTGCTCGGTGGCCAGGGTGTAGGAGCCGCCGGGGTTGACGATCGTCACCGCGCCGAACAAGTCGTTGATCGTGTTGCCGACGACCGCGAGCCGCTGCTGGGCCAGCCCGTTGCGGGTATCGGGTGGTTCCGACTGGCTCAGCGAGCGCAGCATGTCTTCGCGCAACGGCGCGGTGTACTGGACGCCGGTCAGGCCGGTGCGCTCGTCGGTGCTCAACGCCGACGTCAGTTTCCACAGCCGGCCGGTCTGGCCGTTGATGTCGGCGATGACGTTCTCACCGAAGCGGCCGCGTTCCGGGTCTTCGACGTCCAGCGGCTGCGGCGGCTCGGTGCGGGCCGCGGCCTCGGCGATCACCGCCGGCAGCGGCCGGGGCACCCCCAAACCGGACCGGATCGTGGTGGCCAGCGCCGTCAGGATGACCTGCGCGTCGTCGGCCTGCAGGTTCCACGTCGCCGGCGGGACCAGGATCTGCGTGCGCGGCGGGGCGTCTCGATCCAGGGCATGCCAGAACATCGAGCCCAGGGCGTCCTGCCGGCGCGCGGTGTTCGAGTCATGCGCGAGCCGGACCGTCAGCGAGGGATCCAGATAGGTGGGAACGCTGGGGCTGTTGCCCGCCCCGGCCAGTGCCGCACCGACGGCCGGATCAAACGGCGCAACGACCACCTGCGGGGACAGCCGTCGGGGTGCGGTGTCGACGCCGTCGGCTCCGGACGCCGCCGGTGAGTCCGGGGCGACCAGGTCGCCGGCAGCGACCGCGACAGTGCTGTTGTTGGCGCTGAGCAGATCGACCGCGCCACGGGTCAGCGGGCCGTCGGGCAGCAGGGTGGCACCGCGGGTCGACGCGACGTCCAGGATGTGGTCGACGATGTCGCCGACGGTGGTGGTGGCAATCGAGCTGAGCCCCGGATCGTTGACGCGTTGCAAGGCGTCCAGGTCGGCCTGCGCGTAGGGCAGCGGCGCGACGCAGGTGCGCTTGCCCAGCGCGCGCAACCGGTTCAGCCAGCCGGTCGCGGCGGTTTGCCCATTGCCCGGGTGTGTCGGGGTGCCCGGTTGTTGTGCGGGCCCGTCGGGGGAGTTGGACACGACGTAGCCGGCCGTCATCGCGTTGACGGTGACCAGCAGATCCGGGTCGATGGCCAGGCATAGCGCCCGGCCCACCGCGCCGTCGGGGTCGACGTCGTGGCTGGTCGCGACCTCGGCCGCGGACAGCAGGATGTCCAGCCGGCCGCCGGTGGCCAGTGAGGTCGCCAGGTCGTCGTCGACCAGCCGGACTCCGATGGTGCCGCCGGGTTGACCCGGGGATAACCGGGGCCGGTCGGCCAGCGGCCACAGCATCGTGACCCACACGGGCTTCGAGGTATCCGGCGCCACCGCGGATTCCAGGGCATCGGCGCGGTCGGGCGGCACCCCGATCACCGGCAGCAGGAACCGCGCGTTGTCCAGCCGCGCGGGGGCGCCGTAGTCGGGCGTGCCGTTCGCGTTGACCAGCAGGGGATAGATCCCGGGCTGGTTGATCCCGAGCGACGACTTGGCCAGTGAGCGCAGCGGCGCGGACAGCGTGAAGCCGACCTCTTGGCCGCGCTGTAGTTCGGGTGCCACCGTGAGGAAGTCGGCGGCCGGCTGGTACTGATCGGTGGCGCCGTCCAGGGCGGTGCGCAGGCCCGCGGACGCGGTGACCGCGGCGGCGTGTTCGAGCCGGACCATCACGTCGCGGACCGGGCGGTCACCGATGTTGGTCACCATTCCGCTGACCGTGACGACCGGCGGGCTCGTCGTGGTGACGACGTCCGGGGTCACCTGATCGATGCGGACACGGACGAACGGCGTCGATCCGGGCTCGTCGGCCGACGCGCGAGGCGTGCCGATGGGCCCGGTCAGCACGGCCACGATGCCCATCACGACGGCGAGGCGCGACAGACCGGCCCAGCAGAGTCGCGAAGCGGTCACGGCCCCGGCCCGTGACCGTTCTTACGACCGCGCGGCTTGTCGGAATGACGGGTTCGGGAATGCGTCTGCGGGTTGCGCCGGGGCGCGCTGGGCGGCAGCGGCGGAAGAGCGGCGGGCCCGTCGGTTTGCAGCTTTCCGATCAGCTCGTTGGCGACCTCGGCGAGGCGACGTTCGTCGGCGTAGGCCAATCGGGACGGCAGCTCCTGCATCGGCACCCACGCCACCTCGGCGACTTCGAGGTCTTCGTCGGACAGCTCGCCACCGGAGAAGCGCATCAAATAGTGGTGCACGGTTTTGTGCACCCGGCGGCCATCGGTGACGAACCAGTAGTCGATGCGCCCCAGCGCGGCCAGCACGCTGCCGCGAATGCCGGTTTCCTCGGCAACCTCGCGAATAGCGGTCTGCTCGGCGGTCTCGCCCAGCTCGATGTGGCCCTTGGGCAGCGACCACAGCATGCGTCCGCGCCGATCGATGCGCCCGATCAGGGCCGCGACCTGGGTGTCGAGCGGGCCGTCGATGCCGTCGATGACCAGGCCGCCCGCGGAAGTCTCGTGCACGGTGCGCAACCGCTCCGGCACCCGGCGGGGCGCGCGCGGTCGGCGCCCGTTGCCCGCCGTCGAGTCGGCGGTCACTTTGGCTTCGGCGTCGTTTTCCGACGCGCCGCCACCGCCGCGACCGCGACGACGCCCCCGACGTCGACGTGGTTTGGCTTGTTCGCCATCCGACACCCAAGCGATAGTAGCTGGCACGAGCTGTTCTTCCGGACACACTCGCCGCTGGTGCGGGCGCGACGACGGCCCGCGCTCGACTAGATTGATCGAACGTGTCCGAACCCGCTGACGATGTTGAGCTGCTCGCGTCGGCTCTCGTCTCTCTCAGAGAGCACCACGAGGTGCTGAGCGGACTGGGCTCCTTGTTCGAGACCGCCGGGCACGACTTGTATCTGGTGGGCGGGTCGGTGCGCGATGCGCTGCTGGGCCGGTTGAGTCCCGATCTGGACTTCACCACCGACGCCCGGCCCGAACAGGTGCAGCAGATCGTGCGGGGGTGGGCCGACGCGGTCTGGGAGACCGGCATCGAATTCGGCACCGTGGGCGTTGGCAAGGACGAGCACCGGCTGGAAATCACCACGTTCCGCGCCGACAGCTACGACCAGGTGTCGCGCAATCCCGAGGTGAAGTTCGGCGACCGACTCGAAGACGACTTGGTGCGCCGGGACTTCACCGTGAACGCGATGGCCGTGCGCATCACGTCGGCCGGGCCGGGCGAATTCCTTGATCCTCTAGGCGGTTTGGCGGCGCTCAAGGCCCGGGTGCTGGACACCCCGGCGGCGCCCTCGGTGTCCTTCGGCGACGACCCGCTGCGAATGCTGCGCGCCGCGCGGTTCGTCTCGCAGCTCGGGTTCACCGTCGCCGCGCGGGTGCGGACGGCGATCGAGGAGATGGCCCCGCAGCTGGCCCGGATCAGCGCCGAACGGGTGGCCGCCGAGCTGGACAAGTTGCTCCTTGGCGCGGACCCGGTCGCCGGGATCGACTTGCTGGTGCAGACCGGAATGGGTGAGGTAGTGCTGCCCGAAGTCGGCGGCATGCAGATGGCCATCGACGAACACCACCAGCACAAGGACGTCTACCAGCACTCGCTGACGGTGCTGCGCCAAGCCGTCGCGCTGGAAGACGACGGCCCGGATTTGGTGCTGCGCTGGGCGGCGCTGCTGCACGACATCGGCAAGCCCGCCACCCGACGCCACGAGGACAACGGCGGCGTGAGCTTTCACCACCACGAGGTCGTCGGCGCCAAGATGACCCGCAAGCGGCTGCGGGCGCTCAAGTTCTCCAAGCAGATGGTCGACGACATCTCCAACTTGGTGTATCTGCATCTGCGGTTCCACGGCTACGGCGACGGCAAGTGGACCGACTCCGCGGTACGCCGCTACGTCACCGACGCCGGCCCGCTCCTTGCGCGGCTGCACAAGCTGGTGCGCGCCGACTGCACGACCCGCAACAAGCGCCGGGCCGCCCGGCTGCAGGCCAACTACGACCGCCTGGAGGCGCGTATCGCCGAGCTGGCGGCCCAGGAGGATCTGGCGCGGGTGCGCCCCGATCTGGACGGAAACCGGATCATGGAGCTGCTCGACATCCCGGCCGGGCCGCAGGTCGGTGAGGCGTGGCGGTTCCTCAAGGAGCTGCGGCTGGACCGCGGCCCGTTGACCGACGAAGAGGCCACCGCGGAGCTGCTGGCCTGGTGGCAGACGCGGGGTGACGCGTAGCGGAATGCCCCGGCGCTAATTGCCGGTGCGCACAAATCTGTCGTCGATATCCACGCTGAGGGGGCAGGATCCCGTCTGTTCGTGGTGACCGTGCCCGATGAGCAACGTGATCGGATTCTGCGGGGGTTGCGGGAGCGGATACCGTGCGCTGGCCTTGATATGCAGCGGGCCGCCGCCCTGTTCACACTTGCCGTCGAAGTCGCGCGACCACACCCAACCCCCGTCGCCGAAGATCAACACCCGGGACTGGTTGGGAGGTGA encodes:
- the trxA gene encoding thioredoxin; protein product: MSDAEKAGATKEVSDASFSADVLSSNKPVLVDFWATWCGPCKMVAPVLEEIAAERSDQLTVAKLDVDANPETARDFQVVSIPTMILFKDGQPVKRIVGAKGKAALLRELSDAVPNLT
- a CDS encoding NUDIX hydrolase — encoded protein: MSDGEQAKPRRRRGRRRGRGGGGASENDAEAKVTADSTAGNGRRPRAPRRVPERLRTVHETSAGGLVIDGIDGPLDTQVAALIGRIDRRGRMLWSLPKGHIELGETAEQTAIREVAEETGIRGSVLAALGRIDYWFVTDGRRVHKTVHHYLMRFSGGELSDEDLEVAEVAWVPMQELPSRLAYADERRLAEVANELIGKLQTDGPAALPPLPPSAPRRNPQTHSRTRHSDKPRGRKNGHGPGP
- a CDS encoding lipid II flippase MurJ, with the protein product MKPAYRRSHPQQPPQRNQPPIPQRPPGPPAPGRIPPPTGHIPLGPPGPALPTRRVELSDAALVSRSWAMALATLVSRITGFARIVLLAAILGAALSSAFSVANQLPNLVAALVLEATFTAIFVPVLARAEQSDPDGGAAFVRRLVTVTTTLLVFATVVSVVAAPLLVRLMLGRSPQVNEPLTTAFAYLLLPQVLAYGLTSVFMAILNTRNVFGPTAWSPVVNNVVALVTLAVYLIVPGELSVDPVRMGNTKLLVLGIGTTLGVYAQTAVLLAALRRERISLRPLWGIDARLKRFGAMAVAMVLYVLISQLGLVVGNQIASTAAASGPAIYNYTWLVLMLPFGMIGVTVLTVVMPRLSRNAAASDTKAVLADLSLATRLTLITLIPIVAFMTVGGPAIGSALFAYGHFGGVDAGYLGAAIALSAFTLIPYGLVLLQLRVFYAREQPWTPLVIILVITAVKIAGSVLAPHLTSDPPLVAGYLGLANGLGFLAGALVGYYLLRRTLLPAGGQLVGVGVVRTVLVTLVASMLAGLIAHVADRLLGLAALTAHGGAGGSLLRLLVLGCIMLPIIVAVMVGARVPEAVAAMAAVRRRIGGRGAGPSAASAAVPQGSSRRGPVTYPEQRNLSPPGVDAVQEPIRRRPPDRAGDARLAKGPEVTDRPVESAASGPGSGLGSGGERPSPPARPAADDFQPDIPPERRPEPSGPLPSSPLPPEPRNGDFGRERAAESSGDDVHLVPGARINGGRYRLLVFHGGAPPLQFWQALDTALDRQVALTFVDPDGALPEDVLQEILSRTLRLSRIDKGGIARVLDVVRSDHGGLVVAEWIRGGSLQEVADTAPSPVGAVRAMQSLAGAADAAHRAGVALSIDHPSRIRISIDGNVVLAYPATMPDANPEDDIRGIGATLYALLVNRWPLPEFGVRSGLAPAERDGSGLPVEPNSIDPDIPFQISAVAVRAAQEDGGIRSASTLVNLLQQATAVADRTEVLGPIDDSPPPEAARASGREYGTMVRRRRNLAIGGAAALAIIVVALLVLASIVSKIFGNVGGGLNKDELGLNGPSSSSTSSANPAAAGSIVKPTRASVFSPDGEPDNPGTAGQAIDGDPTTAWATEVYTDAVPFPNFKQGEGLILQLPKPTVVGQVSIDTPSTGTKVEIRAASTASPSKLEDTTVLAPAFTLKPGHNVIPVKAGAPTSDLLVWISTLGTTSGKSQAGFSEITVQAAS
- a CDS encoding N-acetylmuramoyl-L-alanine amidase produces the protein MSSPRRENGDALRCGDRSAAVTEIRASLAALGLLDSVDEELTTGRHVALDVFDDQLDQAVRAFQQHRGLLVDGIVGEATYRALKEASYRLGARTLYHQFGAPLYGDDVATLQARLQDLGFYTGLVDGHFGLQTHNALMSYQREYGMAADGICGPETLRSLYFLSSRVSGGSPHAIREEELVRRSGPRLSGKRIIIDPGRGGDDHGLIVHGPAGPVAEADILWDLASRLEGRMTAIGMETFLSRPTNRSPSDAERAATANNVGADLMISLRCEGQVSPSANGVASFHFGNSHGSVSTIGRNLADFIQREVVARTGLRDCRTHGRTWDLLRLTRMPTVQVDVGYITNPSDRDRLLSTQTRDAIAEGILAAVKRLYLLGKNDRPTGTFTFAELLAHELSVERTTRLGGT
- the sigM gene encoding RNA polymerase sigma factor SigM — encoded protein: MGFGGYIQQERSDAELLAAHVAGDRYAFGELFGRHRRQLHRLARLTTRTPEDAEDALQDAMLSAHRGAGSFRYDAAVGSWLHRIVVNACLDRLRRTKSHRTTPLEDVYPVPDRTVHVETAIVVQRALMRLPLEQRATIVAVDMQGYSIADTAALLGVAEGTVKSRCARARVRLAHLLGYLDAGAHATPDHPAGQR
- the trxB gene encoding thioredoxin-disulfide reductase; this encodes MTDSAHDTVHDVIVIGSGPAGYTAALYAARAQLAPVVFEGTSFGGALMTTTEVENYPGFRDGITGPELMDQMREQALRFGADLRMEDVESVSLDGPVKSVVTAEGETVKARAVILAMGAAARYLQVPGEQELLGRGVSSCATCDGFFFRDQDIAVIGGGDSAMEEATFLTRFARSVTLVHRRDEFRASKIMLERARTNDKIKFMTNQTVVSVDGETTVTGLRLRDNATGEETTLPVTGVFVAIGHDPRSALVRDVVDVDAEGYVLVQGRTTYTSLEGVFAAGDLVDHTYRQAVTAAGSGCAAAIDAERWLADHEESEVAGKTSATGNADNTDLIGAPR